From the Thermococcus sp. 18S1 genome, one window contains:
- a CDS encoding DUF2101 family protein, whose amino-acid sequence MRIIEFMYLVGYLTERCIIRFKIILKSILLPTPSENPPEFKFIRKLTKTPLTIHELLSLRLQIMFLLYLLVNLGALLLTNNPLYIIGLGILYLLYIRHDITQYKEFFIEVSPYRVFYYSIFAISFGAFLGYIVLKQIATSVYYYYGYLVIVFAVVMAFRWYFKQKYGRDYTYGVVEEIKGDVVKVFVHDDIAANVKPGHYWVDAVEDLEIGRVVKLIVEDRKLKGAVPTRIIEVYLTDQSSQSSTEPKEETE is encoded by the coding sequence ATGAGGATAATAGAATTCATGTACTTAGTTGGATACCTCACAGAACGCTGTATCATTCGATTCAAAATAATCTTGAAATCAATTCTATTACCTACCCCCTCCGAGAATCCTCCCGAATTTAAATTCATTAGAAAACTAACAAAAACTCCCCTAACCATCCATGAGCTCCTAAGCTTAAGGCTACAAATAATGTTCCTTCTGTATCTGCTAGTTAATCTCGGAGCCCTATTGCTGACGAATAACCCCCTGTACATTATAGGACTCGGGATACTATACCTTTTATACATCAGACATGACATAACTCAGTATAAAGAGTTCTTCATAGAGGTCTCCCCGTATAGAGTTTTTTACTATTCAATCTTCGCAATATCCTTCGGGGCATTTTTGGGTTATATTGTGTTGAAACAGATAGCGACCTCCGTGTACTACTACTATGGCTACCTTGTGATCGTCTTCGCGGTCGTCATGGCATTCAGGTGGTACTTCAAGCAGAAATACGGAAGGGACTACACCTACGGCGTTGTTGAAGAGATTAAAGGCGACGTCGTCAAGGTCTTTGTGCACGACGACATAGCGGCGAACGTCAAACCCGGCCACTACTGGGTCGATGCCGTGGAGGATCTGGAGATCGGCCGGGTGGTGAAGCTTATCGTGGAGGACAGAAAGCTCAAGGGGGCGGTTCCGACAAGGATTATAGAGGTCTATCTCACGGATCAGTCCTCCCAGAGCTCGACAGAGCCGAAGGAAGAAACCGAATGA